The Synechococcus sp. BL107 nucleotide sequence ACAGAACAACAATGTGGGGCGGCTTCGATCACCCTGCCACCATTCTCTTATTAATTCGGCGACTTCAGCACCCCTGTTCCATCGATAAATTGGCATCCCAAATGTTGCCTCCGTAATCAACACATCACAGCCGACGGTCTCAAATGGAGCGCAGCTGGGATCGTGGTCGCGCTTGTAATCGCCACTCACAACCCAGACGTTTCCATCGGACTCCAGCCGGATCTGGGCTGATCCGAGTACGTGCCCTGCACTGTGGAACGACACTTTGCATTGACCGAGCCAAAACTCTTTTCCGTAGCGAACCGGGTGCAGATTGATGCTCTGCCCCAGTCGCTGCCTCAAGACCCCCTCGCTGGAGTTAACAGCCCAATATTCGCCACATCCTGGTCTGGCATGGTCGGCGTGGGCATGGGTAATTAAGGCTCTGGGAACCGGTTTCCATGGATCCACCCAGGCATCAGCGGCACGGCAGTACAGGCCTGATTCAGTGCGTTCTATCAAGCCCAGCCCTCATAGCTGCATGAATTCTGCAAGTCACTAACCTGAAACTGCGCATTTGATGTACGCCCATGAAGCTTTTACTTGCTGCCCTGTCTGTTTGCGCTTTGAGCGTTCCGACGTCTGTTCTGGCCCAAAAAAAAATTCCTAAGGCAGCCGGCCATAATCAGTGCCCCCTTGGTTATGTCAATACTTTAGGAACAACCTGTGTCTCCCCTATTAACTATGAGATGCAGCCCACCGATGGTGAAGCATGCCCATCTGGATGGATGAATGTTGGTGCCGGTTATTGCCGTAAAAAATGATTGGATCGCCTTAGCGACTCATTTCCAACATTTTTTTCATTGGGAGGAGAGCCTTGATTCTTAGGTTCTCTTCCATTTCAATCGCGGGTTCTAATGTGTTCAGGCAGTCGTGGAGTTTTTGAAGCGTATTCAATCGCATGTAGGGGCAGGCATTGCAACTGCATCCATCCAAACCGGGAACTTCTAAGAGTGTCTTGTGTGGGACCCGTTGCTGCATTTGGTGAATGATGCCGGGCTCGGTCAAAACAATGAATGTGTCAGAAGCACTGGTTTCGGTGTAATTAAGCAATTTACTTGTTGAACCGATGAAGTTGGCAAGATCGAGAAGATTTTCCTGACATTCAGGGTGGGCAATTACTTCAGCATTGGGATGCTCGAGTTTGAGCTGAAGTACAGCTTCTTCGCTAAATGTTTCATGAACAATGCAACGTCCAGGCCAGAGTGTGAGATCACGGCCACTTTGACGTTGTACCCAACGCCCTAAGTTTTGGTCTGGTGCAAACAGGATGGGTTGATCCTTTGGCAATTGATTGACCAGGTCTACGGCATTACTGCTCGTGCAAATGAGATCGCTTTGCGCTTTCACTGCAGCAGTGCAGTTGATGTAGCTCACGACAAAATGATCCGGATGTTGCTGACGAAATGCAGCGAAAGCGTCTGCTGGACAGTCATCAGCCAATGAGCAACCTGCATCGAGATCAGGAATAACAACTGTCTTCTCTGGGCTGAGAATTTTTGCCGTCTCTGCCATGAAGTGCACACCACAGAACACGATCACATCTGCAGAGGTGTTGGCGGCTTTTCTTGATAACTCCAGGGAGTCGCCGATGAAATCGGCAATATCTTGGATATCTGGGGACTGGTAATAGTGCGCAAGCACTACAGCATTCCGCTGTTGTTTGAGCAGCTCGATCGCCGCGACCAGGGCGTTGTCAGCGCTCATTTGGACCCGGACGCGTCAGGATGGACACCAGCCTAGGCAAGAGCTCTGAAAGATCTGCGCATTGCGATTGCCGGAGATCTTCACGGCGCTTGGAGCGACGCTGATGAACAGCTGTTGGAGCGGCTTCAACCCGACGCTGTTTTGTTCGTTGGTGACCTCAGCGATGGTGATCTGCGTTTGACCCGTCGCATTGCCTCACTTCCTTATCGAGTGGCAGTCATCTTTGGGAATCACGACAGGGGATCTGACAAAACCGGTGGACTTTTGCGTCAGCAACTTGTTCTTCTGGGGGACTGTCACTGTGCCTGGGGTGTCCGTCGCTGGGAGGACCTTCCCTTAACAGTTGTCGGTGCAAGGCCGTTCAGTGCCGGAGGTGGATTTCATCTGTCTAAGGCCGTGGAGGCTGTGTACGGCCCTGTCACGTTGCATCAGTCGGTGGATCGAATCTTGGCGGCTGCCTCTTCTGTTCCTTCAGAGGAACCGCTCTTGGTTTTGGCTCACTGCGGTCCCACTGGTTTGGGGTCGGATTCCGATAGTCCTTGCGGACGGGATTGGAAGAGTCCTGCCATCGATTGGGGAGATCAGGATTTATCGATTGCCCTGGATCGGATTGCTGTGACGCGGCCCCCCGATCTTGTGGTGTTTGGTCATATGCACCATGCACTCAAGCGGGGTTCGGGCTACCGACAAAGCCTTCTGCAAGATCGTCGTGGTACGGCTTACCTGAATGCGGCCTGTGTACCGCGCAGCGGTTTGGATGCCAAAGGACGTTCATTGCTTCACTGGTCTTGGGCTGAATTCAGTGGGTCGTCTCTGACCCATCTGAGCCATCGTTGGTATACGCCTGAAGGTGAGCTCACTCATCAAGAGTCGCTACCTCTCGACACACCTGTGCAGTGCTGATTTACGTCTGTAGCAGCAGTCATGGGTTCGGACATGCGGCAAGAGACGCCGCTGTTTTGCAACAGTTGCGTTTGCGACGGCCGGACTGGACGTTGGTGATGAGCTCCGTGGTGGAGCCTCGCTTTTTGCGTCTTTTATTAGGAGACAACACCATCACCATTCGTCCCTGCCGTTGGGATGTCGGCATGGTTCAAGCCGATGCGCTCGGTGTTGATCGCAGCCAAACATTGGCGGCACTTAGTGATCTGGAGACCGCTCTTCCAGATCAGCTCATGGGGGAGGTGGAGTGGCTTCGTGCTCAAACCGACTCGGTTTTGATTCTTGGTGATATCCCACCAGCTGCTGCCGAATTGGCAGATCGTCTTGATGCACCACTTGTGTGGATGAGCAATTTCGGCTGGGATGAGATTTATCGCCCCCTGGGGGGGGCGTTTGAGCCATGGGCCGATGCAGCCCTGGCTCAATACAAACGGGGGCAGCTGCTCTTGCGATGTCCCTTTGATTTGTCCATGAATTGGGATTTACAGGAACTGGCCCTTGGTTTGGTCTGCACCAGTCCTCGGTCGCTTCCGTCGGATTGGGAACGCGCCATGATTTCCCTCAATCGAACGCTGGTTATGGTGGGTTTCGGTGGCTTGGGTCTTCCGCTCGACCCCAAGTTGTTCCTCCTTTGGCCACGCCATCACTTTTTAATGGCCCCTCCAGCGCAAGCCGCTCATGCTTTGGAGGGGCACCAAGTTCCAAATCTCAGCTTTCTTCCAGGCTCCGTTCGGCCGATCGATGCCTTTCCGTTGTGTTCTCGACAATTGGGTAAGCCTGGCTTCAGCACGTTTTGTGAGGCGTTGGATCAGGGTGTTGGCCTCCATGTGGTGGAGCGTCGCGATTTTGCGGAGGTGGCGGCTTTGATGGATGGTCTGCGACGCCATGGCCACCATCGAGTACTGACTAGAGATCAGTTGGAGCGGGGAGATTGGCAATTGGATCTCCCGCTCAATGCGCCGGAAGCACGGCCTTTGCCGCAGCACGGTGCGCAGCGCGCTGCAGACGCTTTAATCGCCGTAGCGGAAGCTCAATAATATTTTCTACCCAGAAAATAATGTTTTCATGACTGCATTTTAGATGGAGCATTTTTGTTTCAGGCACTTATTTTGTGTTCTTGTATACATGGGTTCGATTAATTGACTGGCATATCTACTCATTGCATCCGTTGATTCTTTCGACAAAGTCAGCCAGAAAGTTACCCAGCATCGGGTTCCTTGAGATCTAGTCAATGATTGATGCTTTCTAAGCATCGTTTGACCTTTATCCTTTGACACTTTTTTGTGGCTCTCTCAGGTCTGATTTGTCGCCATGGACTCGCACTCGCTGCGATGTCTGGAGCTTTGGCCTCATCTCTCCCGAGTGCCCCAGCGAGTGCGAGTTTTTTGCCCCCTGAGACGAGATCGCAGTTGGTGCATTTGCCCGATGTTCAGCCAACCCGAGCGATTCCCTACGTCATAACCCCCGAGCGTCGAGCGATGCTCAATACCATCCGTTTTGCTGAGGGCACCTGGAAGGGCGGTTTTGATGTGGGCTATCGAGTGATGTTTGGTGGTGGCTTGATGAGCTCCCTCAATCGCCATCCCAATCGGGTGATCTACAGCTCCCGCTATGCCAGTGCTGCTGCAGGGGCTTACCAATTCATGCCATTTACTTGGGATTTAGTTCGGAGGAGCTTGGGTGTAACCGGCTTCGGACCGGAGGTGCAGGATCAAGGGGCGCTGTTCTTGATTCAGCGTCGAAAGGCTCTTGGTCTCACCGACTCGGGCCATCTTTCCCCCCATCTGGCTGCCAAATTGGCGCCGGAGTGGGCCTCATTCCCCACCCTTGCGGGTCGGAGTTTTTACGGGCAACCCGTCAAAAAATATGATCGCCTTCGTTCGTTTTACAACGTCAATCTTGTTGAGTTAAGGCGGATCCGAGACGAGCGTCGCCTTGCACTTGCTCAAGCGGCAAAACCAGCCGTTTGCACAGGCTCTCGAATTGCCTGTGCAACGCAGCTCTGAGCATCGGTTACTCGTCAGTTTCATTTTGAAGGCGTCGCCCCATCGTGACTTGGGCAATGAAGTAAGCGGCGACTCCCCCAGCCAGAAATCCAAACGTGTTTCGAATGAGTGGCAACCATTCCGAGGTGCGTGTGATCACGGGTGCGATGCCGAAGATGCCAAACAACATTCCCCATAGCGGTGAGAGCAGGAGCAGCCAGGCCCAAGCGACGGTTTCTCCTTCCTTGCGCGGATAGGCCGCAAAACCTGCAATGAGCCCGCCTAACACCGATGTGGTGAGCGTCCATAGCCACTGTTCCAGAGGCAAGCCAGGAACCACCTGACACCCGCCGCGATCTAAACAGATTTCGACGGCGCCCAATGCATCAAGTACGGCGCCATCTTCACCGTGATCTTTGACGTAGTACTGATTGCCAAATCGAGTTTGTAGTTCGACCCAATACGTTCTTGGCATCATGGCGAAGTACGCATCGCCAACGTTGAAGTTGAGCAGATTGCCCCCCCGGGGATCTGCCACGAGCAACAGGCTTCGTTCGTCGAGTCCCCAGAATTCTCGGATCGCTAATCCTGGTGTTCGCTCGTATTGCGTGAGAACCCGTAACTTCCATCCTGTTCGTTCTTCCACTTCCCCAAGTGATTCCTCCAACCGTTCACGTTGGGTTTCGCTGAAAACCCTGGCGAGATCGATCACTGGGGTGGGATGGTCTGGGAGAAGTTCAGGGTTGTCATACGCCTGCACAGGCGCTGCAGCCCCCCACAAGCCGATGACCATGGCCAAGAGGGCGCCCCACAGGATTCGAATGCGATGTGTTCCCATGGACCTGCTGCATTGACGGGCATTCTCTCCAATGGAACCGATGTCTGCGGCTTGCCCGTCATGGCTAGCAATGCATCTGAAACAGCTCGGCGGTGTGACCTCGTTCCGTCGGTACATGGATCTTGCACTCAATGATCCCAACGACGGCTTTTATGGCTCTGGTCGCGCCCGAGTATCCCGCGATGGCGATTTCGTAACGTCGCCCGCCCTGGGATCCGATTTTGCCGGGCTCCTTGCCAGCCAAGTCGTGCGATGGCTTGCTGAATTACCCGCGGATCTCCCAACACTTTCCCTCATTGAGATCGGTCCTGGAGAAGGCGATCTATTGGCCGATTTGGTGGATGCGATCGCGGATCAATCACCCCAAATGTTGCATCGCCTCGAATTGGTGCTTGTGGAGGCCAATCCAGGCATGAAGCAACGGCAACAAGAACGCTTGCAACACCAAACCAAGTTTCCGATGCGTTGGTGTGGCCTGGATGAGCTCGTGGCAGCACCGCTGCGGGGCGTGGTGTTGGCCCATGAATTGTTGGATGCACTTCCCGTTGAGCGATTGACGTACGACGAAGGAGTGATGTGGCAACAACTGGTTGAGCTTGATGACGATGGTGCACTGGTGTTTTCAAAGGGCCCCTTGCCAACCCAGCTCGCAGATGAAATTGAGCGGGTCTGCAAACGCTGTGGACTGGACTTGCCACCGCCGGATGCTGATCCGGGCTGGACGACGGAATGGCATAGCGACTCGTTGGGTTGGTTCACTCAGCTGGGTCAGGTCCTGGATCAAGGTGTGCTTCTAGTGGTGGATTACGCCTTAGAAATGCACCGTTACTACTCCGCTCGTCGTTCCGATGGAACGTTGATGGCGGTTCAGGCCCAACGCGCTGGTCTTTCTCCACTCCACAAGCCTGGTTCCCAGGATTTGACCGCACACATTTGTATCGAAACCGTCGAAGATGCCGCCGTTCAGGCGGGATGGAGCTGCTTGGGGCAACTCAGGCAAGGCGAAGCTCTGCTCGCTCTTGGGCTCGCTGAACGTTTGTATGGTTTGCAATCGCTTCCGCCAGGGGACTTGCCTCAAGCCCTGCAACGACGGGAGGCAATGCTGCGGTTGGTGGATCCATCCGGACTCGGGGACTTTCGCTGGTTGTTGTTTGGCAAGAGGGTGAATCCAGCCAGCTTCAAGCTGCCAACTGCTCCAGACAGTGCGTGATCTCGTCGCGGCTGATGTCGTTTTGAATCTCGACCGAACCGATCCCTGTCGGGATAACAAACCGAAGCTGACCGTCCCGGACTTTTTTGTCGCCTTGGAGTGTTTGCAACACAGCCTCAAGATTGAGTTCGGGCCAAGTGGTGGGTAACCCTGCTTTGGCAATCAGCCGCTTTTGGCGTTCCGCATCGATGCGCGACCAGTTGCCCCGTTGAACGGCTAGCTCCCCGACAGCAACCATGCCCAGAGCAACAGCTTCGCCATGCAGCCAAGTTCCATAACCACACAGCGCTTCCACCACATGGCCAAAGGTATGGCCGTAGTTCAGGACGGCACGGAGGCCTCCCTCCCGTTCGTCGGCCGCCACGATGCGGGCCTTGGCGGACGCAGATCGTCGCAGGATGGATTCGAGTCTTGTGCGCCCTAATCCACCAGGGCTACTGGGATCGTCGCAAGATTCAAGTTCATTGAACAGGTCGGGATCCCCGAGAATTCCGTACTTGATCACTTCGGCCATCCCAGCTCGAAATTCTCGAATCGGAAGGGTGTCCAAGGTGGTTGGATCGATCAATACCAGATTCGGCTGATGGAAAGCGCCGATCAGATTTTTGCCACCAGGGTGATTCACCCCTGTCTTCCCACCGATGGAGGCATCCACCATCGCCAACAACGTTGTTGGAACTTGAACAACGCCGACACCTCGCAACCACGTGGCAGAGGCAAATCCGGTCATGTCTCCCACGACGCCACCGCCGAGGGCCAACATCATCGAACTGCGTTCCAATTTGAACGAAAACGCCGCGTCGTGGATTTGCGACACGGTGCGTAGCAGTTTTTGCTCTTCCCCCGCCTCAATCACGAGCATTTCAACGTTGTATCCCTTCTCTCTCAGGCTGTTAAGGCATGCATCGCCGTAGGGAACGGCAACGTCTGCATTGCTGACG carries:
- a CDS encoding ligase-associated DNA damage response exonuclease codes for the protein MIERTESGLYCRAADAWVDPWKPVPRALITHAHADHARPGCGEYWAVNSSEGVLRQRLGQSINLHPVRYGKEFWLGQCKVSFHSAGHVLGSAQIRLESDGNVWVVSGDYKRDHDPSCAPFETVGCDVLITEATFGMPIYRWNRGAEVAELIREWWQGDRSRPTLLFCYAFGKAQRLLAELKAIGVEEEVLLHGAVETITRHYREAQVPMTPSRPVSDYPRKDPLNGRLILAPPSAHRSTWMRRFKAPQTGFASGWMAVRGARQRRGYERGFVLSDHADWPGLIQTVRESGAKKVYVTHGQSDVLARYLRECEGIAAEPLDTLFEGEQD
- the nadA gene encoding quinolinate synthase NadA; translation: MSADNALVAAIELLKQQRNAVVLAHYYQSPDIQDIADFIGDSLELSRKAANTSADVIVFCGVHFMAETAKILSPEKTVVIPDLDAGCSLADDCPADAFAAFRQQHPDHFVVSYINCTAAVKAQSDLICTSSNAVDLVNQLPKDQPILFAPDQNLGRWVQRQSGRDLTLWPGRCIVHETFSEEAVLQLKLEHPNAEVIAHPECQENLLDLANFIGSTSKLLNYTETSASDTFIVLTEPGIIHQMQQRVPHKTLLEVPGLDGCSCNACPYMRLNTLQKLHDCLNTLEPAIEMEENLRIKALLPMKKMLEMSR
- a CDS encoding TIGR04168 family protein, which translates into the protein MRIAIAGDLHGAWSDADEQLLERLQPDAVLFVGDLSDGDLRLTRRIASLPYRVAVIFGNHDRGSDKTGGLLRQQLVLLGDCHCAWGVRRWEDLPLTVVGARPFSAGGGFHLSKAVEAVYGPVTLHQSVDRILAAASSVPSEEPLLVLAHCGPTGLGSDSDSPCGRDWKSPAIDWGDQDLSIALDRIAVTRPPDLVVFGHMHHALKRGSGYRQSLLQDRRGTAYLNAACVPRSGLDAKGRSLLHWSWAEFSGSSLTHLSHRWYTPEGELTHQESLPLDTPVQC
- a CDS encoding glycoside hydrolase family 104 protein; the encoded protein is MSGALASSLPSAPASASFLPPETRSQLVHLPDVQPTRAIPYVITPERRAMLNTIRFAEGTWKGGFDVGYRVMFGGGLMSSLNRHPNRVIYSSRYASAAAGAYQFMPFTWDLVRRSLGVTGFGPEVQDQGALFLIQRRKALGLTDSGHLSPHLAAKLAPEWASFPTLAGRSFYGQPVKKYDRLRSFYNVNLVELRRIRDERRLALAQAAKPAVCTGSRIACATQL
- a CDS encoding TPM domain-containing protein, which gives rise to MGTHRIRILWGALLAMVIGLWGAAAPVQAYDNPELLPDHPTPVIDLARVFSETQRERLEESLGEVEERTGWKLRVLTQYERTPGLAIREFWGLDERSLLLVADPRGGNLLNFNVGDAYFAMMPRTYWVELQTRFGNQYYVKDHGEDGAVLDALGAVEICLDRGGCQVVPGLPLEQWLWTLTTSVLGGLIAGFAAYPRKEGETVAWAWLLLLSPLWGMLFGIFGIAPVITRTSEWLPLIRNTFGFLAGGVAAYFIAQVTMGRRLQNETDE
- a CDS encoding class I SAM-dependent methyltransferase; its protein translation is MSAACPSWLAMHLKQLGGVTSFRRYMDLALNDPNDGFYGSGRARVSRDGDFVTSPALGSDFAGLLASQVVRWLAELPADLPTLSLIEIGPGEGDLLADLVDAIADQSPQMLHRLELVLVEANPGMKQRQQERLQHQTKFPMRWCGLDELVAAPLRGVVLAHELLDALPVERLTYDEGVMWQQLVELDDDGALVFSKGPLPTQLADEIERVCKRCGLDLPPPDADPGWTTEWHSDSLGWFTQLGQVLDQGVLLVVDYALEMHRYYSARRSDGTLMAVQAQRAGLSPLHKPGSQDLTAHICIETVEDAAVQAGWSCLGQLRQGEALLALGLAERLYGLQSLPPGDLPQALQRREAMLRLVDPSGLGDFRWLLFGKRVNPASFKLPTAPDSA
- the aroB gene encoding 3-dehydroquinate synthase — its product is MTTTNAHRINVALERNPYDIVIGDGVLGTVGEELSRLGAKPGKKILVVSNADVAVPYGDACLNSLREKGYNVEMLVIEAGEEQKLLRTVSQIHDAAFSFKLERSSMMLALGGGVVGDMTGFASATWLRGVGVVQVPTTLLAMVDASIGGKTGVNHPGGKNLIGAFHQPNLVLIDPTTLDTLPIREFRAGMAEVIKYGILGDPDLFNELESCDDPSSPGGLGRTRLESILRRSASAKARIVAADEREGGLRAVLNYGHTFGHVVEALCGYGTWLHGEAVALGMVAVGELAVQRGNWSRIDAERQKRLIAKAGLPTTWPELNLEAVLQTLQGDKKVRDGQLRFVIPTGIGSVEIQNDISRDEITHCLEQLAA